A region from the Malus domestica chromosome 07, GDT2T_hap1 genome encodes:
- the LOC103439078 gene encoding probable protein S-acyltransferase 15 isoform X2 codes for MKFERFLSIPIFMVILLIGTVCYITVFIFIDGWVGLKSSAGSLNALVFISLASLCLFSFFCCVLTDPGHVPASYVPDVEHSVVSDQESKKNVRCDKCSTYKPPRTHHCRVCRRCVLRMDHHCMWINNCVMIIKCVSQKDFEFIGSDSHKVFYVMSGLVMASLTVMLGALLGWHIYLITNNMTTIEYYEGIRAAWLAGKSGQSYRHPYNLSVHKNISLVLGPSMLKWLCPTSVGHLKDGLMFPTPRDSS; via the exons ATGAAGTTCGAAAGATTC CTGTCAATCCCAATCTTTATGGTGATTTTGTTAATTGGTACTGTGTGTTACATCACGGTTTTCATCTTCATCGACGGTTGGGTTGGATTGAAGAGCTCCGCTGGTTCTTTGAACGCTCTGGTTTTCATTTCCTTGGCATCTCTCTGCCTCTTCTCCTTCTTTTGCTGTGTTCTCACCGACCCAGGTCACGTTCCTGCTTCCTACGTCCCTGATGTTGAACATAGTGTGGTCTCCGATCAAGAATCTAAGAAAAAT GTTCGTTGTGACAAGTGTTCTACATACAAGCCTCCCAGAACTCATCATTGCCGGGTCTGCAGAAGGTGTGTTTTAAGAATG GACCATCACTGCATGTGGATCAATAACTGT GTTATGATTATAAAGTGTGTATCTCAAAAGGACTTCGAATTCATTGGAAGTGATAGCCACAAGGTTTTTTAT GTTATGTCTGGTCTAGTGATGGCTTCCTTGACGGTAATGCTTGGAGCTCTTTTAGGTTGGCATATCTACCTCATAACCAATAATATGACAACTATAGAG TATTATGAAGGAATACGAGCAGCATGGTTGGCTGGGAAATCTGGGCAAAGTTACAGACATCCATACAATCTTAGTGTACACAAAAACATCTCTTTG gttTTGGGTCCAAGTATGCTGAAATGGTTATGTCCGACATCAGTAGGCCATCTAAAAGATGGACTCATGTTCCCTACTCCGCGTGATAGTTCATGA
- the LOC103439078 gene encoding probable protein S-acyltransferase 15 isoform X1, with amino-acid sequence MKFERFLSIPIFMVILLIGTVCYITVFIFIDGWVGLKSSAGSLNALVFISLASLCLFSFFCCVLTDPGHVPASYVPDVEHSVVSDQESKKNVRCDKCSTYKPPRTHHCRVCRRCVLRMDHHCMWINNCVGYWNYKAFFMLALYATLACLYSTVMIIKCVSQKDFEFIGSDSHKVFYVMSGLVMASLTVMLGALLGWHIYLITNNMTTIEYYEGIRAAWLAGKSGQSYRHPYNLSVHKNISLVLGPSMLKWLCPTSVGHLKDGLMFPTPRDSS; translated from the exons ATGAAGTTCGAAAGATTC CTGTCAATCCCAATCTTTATGGTGATTTTGTTAATTGGTACTGTGTGTTACATCACGGTTTTCATCTTCATCGACGGTTGGGTTGGATTGAAGAGCTCCGCTGGTTCTTTGAACGCTCTGGTTTTCATTTCCTTGGCATCTCTCTGCCTCTTCTCCTTCTTTTGCTGTGTTCTCACCGACCCAGGTCACGTTCCTGCTTCCTACGTCCCTGATGTTGAACATAGTGTGGTCTCCGATCAAGAATCTAAGAAAAAT GTTCGTTGTGACAAGTGTTCTACATACAAGCCTCCCAGAACTCATCATTGCCGGGTCTGCAGAAGGTGTGTTTTAAGAATG GACCATCACTGCATGTGGATCAATAACTGTGTAGGTTACTGGAACTACAAGGCATTTTTTATGCTTGCTTTATATGCAACGCTAGCATGCTTGTACTCTACA GTTATGATTATAAAGTGTGTATCTCAAAAGGACTTCGAATTCATTGGAAGTGATAGCCACAAGGTTTTTTAT GTTATGTCTGGTCTAGTGATGGCTTCCTTGACGGTAATGCTTGGAGCTCTTTTAGGTTGGCATATCTACCTCATAACCAATAATATGACAACTATAGAG TATTATGAAGGAATACGAGCAGCATGGTTGGCTGGGAAATCTGGGCAAAGTTACAGACATCCATACAATCTTAGTGTACACAAAAACATCTCTTTG gttTTGGGTCCAAGTATGCTGAAATGGTTATGTCCGACATCAGTAGGCCATCTAAAAGATGGACTCATGTTCCCTACTCCGCGTGATAGTTCATGA
- the LOC103439078 gene encoding probable protein S-acyltransferase 15 isoform X3 produces the protein MKFERFLSIPIFMVILLIGTVCYITVFIFIDGWVGLKSSAGSLNALVFISLASLCLFSFFCCVLTDPGHVPASYVPDVEHSVVSDQESKKNVRCDKCSTYKPPRTHHCRVCRRCVLRMDHHCMWINNCVGYWNYKAFFMLALYATLACLYSTVMIIKCVSQKDFEFIGSDSHKVFYVMSGLVMASLTVMLGALLGWHIYLITNNMTTIEEYEQHGWLGNLGKVTDIHTILVYTKTSLWFWVQVC, from the exons ATGAAGTTCGAAAGATTC CTGTCAATCCCAATCTTTATGGTGATTTTGTTAATTGGTACTGTGTGTTACATCACGGTTTTCATCTTCATCGACGGTTGGGTTGGATTGAAGAGCTCCGCTGGTTCTTTGAACGCTCTGGTTTTCATTTCCTTGGCATCTCTCTGCCTCTTCTCCTTCTTTTGCTGTGTTCTCACCGACCCAGGTCACGTTCCTGCTTCCTACGTCCCTGATGTTGAACATAGTGTGGTCTCCGATCAAGAATCTAAGAAAAAT GTTCGTTGTGACAAGTGTTCTACATACAAGCCTCCCAGAACTCATCATTGCCGGGTCTGCAGAAGGTGTGTTTTAAGAATG GACCATCACTGCATGTGGATCAATAACTGTGTAGGTTACTGGAACTACAAGGCATTTTTTATGCTTGCTTTATATGCAACGCTAGCATGCTTGTACTCTACA GTTATGATTATAAAGTGTGTATCTCAAAAGGACTTCGAATTCATTGGAAGTGATAGCCACAAGGTTTTTTAT GTTATGTCTGGTCTAGTGATGGCTTCCTTGACGGTAATGCTTGGAGCTCTTTTAGGTTGGCATATCTACCTCATAACCAATAATATGACAACTATAGAG GAATACGAGCAGCATGGTTGGCTGGGAAATCTGGGCAAAGTTACAGACATCCATACAATCTTAGTGTACACAAAAACATCTCTTTG gttTTGGGTCCAAGTATGCTGA